In one window of Cupriavidus necator N-1 DNA:
- a CDS encoding enoyl-CoA hydratase family protein, translating to MTEIALDMRHHKRSFAGYQPKHFLWSVSGDGKVGTVTLNRPERKNPLTFDSYAELRDLFRGLCYASDIKAVVVTGAGGNYCSGGDVHEIIGPLTRMTMPELLDFTRMTGDLVKAMRACPQPVVSAVDGICAGAGAMMALASDMRLGTAQAKTAFLFTRVGLAGADMGACTLLPRVIGQGRASELLYTGRSMSAEEGLQWGFFNALHPSEAVLAQAHALAAQLAAGPTFAHGVTKKLLHQEWNMGLDEAIEAEAEAQAICMQTRDFRRAYEAFVAKTKPVFEGD from the coding sequence ATGACAGAGATCGCACTCGACATGCGCCACCACAAGCGCAGCTTTGCCGGCTACCAGCCGAAGCACTTCCTGTGGTCGGTGTCCGGCGACGGCAAGGTCGGCACCGTGACGCTGAACCGGCCGGAGCGCAAGAACCCGCTGACTTTCGATTCCTATGCCGAGCTGCGCGACCTGTTCCGCGGCCTGTGCTATGCCAGCGACATCAAGGCGGTGGTGGTGACGGGCGCCGGCGGCAACTACTGCTCGGGCGGCGACGTGCACGAGATCATCGGGCCGCTCACGCGCATGACCATGCCTGAGCTGCTCGACTTCACGCGCATGACCGGCGACCTGGTCAAGGCCATGCGCGCCTGCCCGCAGCCGGTAGTCAGCGCGGTCGACGGCATCTGCGCCGGCGCCGGCGCGATGATGGCGCTGGCTTCCGATATGCGCCTGGGCACGGCGCAGGCCAAGACCGCGTTCCTGTTCACGCGCGTCGGCCTGGCCGGCGCCGACATGGGCGCGTGCACGCTGCTGCCGCGCGTGATCGGGCAGGGGCGTGCCAGCGAACTGCTCTACACCGGCCGCTCGATGAGCGCGGAAGAGGGCCTGCAGTGGGGCTTCTTCAATGCGCTGCATCCGTCCGAAGCGGTGCTGGCCCAGGCCCATGCGCTGGCCGCGCAACTGGCCGCTGGCCCGACCTTTGCCCACGGCGTGACCAAGAAGCTGCTACACCAGGAATGGAACATGGGGCTGGACGAGGCCATCGAGGCCGAGGCCGAAGCCCAGGCCATCTGCATGCAGACGCGCGACTTCCGTCGCGCCTACGAGGCCTTCGTCGCCAAGACCAAGCCGGTGTTCGAAGGGGACTGA
- a CDS encoding acyl-CoA dehydrogenase family protein has translation MSDKTYLDLPLFDDAHRTLERELDAWCAQHLHVDHSDTDAACRALVRQLGEAGWLRYCVPAAHGGALPALDSRSLCLLRETLARHDGLADFAFAMQGLGSGAISLAGSAALRAHYLPRVARGEAIAAFALSEPEAGSDVAAMQCSARLSDDGSHYVIDGAKTWISNGGIADFYCVFVRTGEAPGARGISAFVVDADTPGLTIAERIDVMAPHPLATLRFDNCRVPVGNRLGEAGQGFKVAMMTLDIFRASVAAAALGFGRAALDDALARACARPMFGGVLADLQLTQAAIGDMATAIDAAALLTYRAAWLRDVKGQRTTREAAMAKMVATENAQQVIDRAVQMFGGLGVKVGTRVESLYREIRSLRIYEGATEVQKLIIARETLAGRKA, from the coding sequence ATGTCCGACAAGACCTATCTCGACCTGCCGCTGTTCGACGACGCGCACCGCACACTGGAGCGCGAACTGGACGCCTGGTGCGCGCAACACCTCCATGTCGACCACAGCGATACCGACGCCGCCTGCCGCGCGCTGGTGCGCCAGCTGGGCGAGGCCGGCTGGCTGCGCTATTGCGTGCCGGCCGCGCACGGCGGCGCGCTGCCGGCGCTGGATTCACGCTCGCTGTGCCTGCTGCGCGAAACCCTGGCGCGCCATGACGGCCTGGCCGATTTTGCCTTTGCCATGCAGGGGCTGGGCTCGGGCGCGATCTCGCTGGCCGGCAGCGCTGCGCTGCGCGCGCATTACCTGCCGCGCGTGGCCCGCGGCGAGGCGATTGCCGCGTTTGCACTGTCCGAGCCGGAGGCCGGTTCCGATGTGGCCGCCATGCAGTGCAGCGCACGGCTGTCGGACGACGGCAGCCACTATGTGATCGACGGCGCCAAGACCTGGATTTCCAACGGCGGCATTGCCGACTTCTACTGCGTGTTCGTGCGCACCGGCGAGGCGCCGGGCGCACGCGGCATCTCCGCCTTCGTGGTGGATGCGGATACGCCAGGCCTGACCATCGCCGAGCGCATCGACGTGATGGCGCCGCACCCGCTCGCCACGCTGCGTTTCGACAACTGCCGCGTGCCCGTGGGCAACCGGCTGGGCGAAGCGGGGCAGGGCTTCAAGGTGGCGATGATGACGCTCGACATCTTCCGTGCCTCGGTTGCGGCGGCGGCGCTGGGCTTTGGCCGCGCCGCGCTGGACGATGCACTGGCGCGCGCCTGCGCGCGTCCGATGTTCGGCGGCGTGCTGGCCGACCTGCAGCTGACCCAGGCCGCCATCGGCGACATGGCCACCGCGATCGATGCCGCGGCGCTGCTGACCTACCGCGCGGCCTGGCTGCGCGATGTCAAGGGCCAGCGCACCACGCGCGAGGCGGCCATGGCCAAGATGGTGGCGACCGAGAACGCGCAGCAGGTGATCGACCGTGCGGTGCAGATGTTCGGCGGCCTGGGCGTCAAGGTCGGCACGCGGGTGGAAAGCCTGTACCGCGAGATCCGCTCGCTGCGTATCTATGAAGGCGCCACCGAAGTGCAGAAGCTGATCATTGCACGCGAGACGCTGGCCGGGCGCAAAGCCTGA